One stretch of Pararhizobium qamdonense DNA includes these proteins:
- a CDS encoding Lrp/AsnC ligand binding domain-containing protein translates to MHEIDKIDRRILNILQADGRITNLELADRIGLSPTATSERLRRLLKEGYVSGFGARLDPHKLGFGLLVFIEVMLDKTTPEVFDKFAVAVKQAPSVLECHMVAGGFDYLVKTRFEDMNAYRNFLGQVLWTLPGVKETRTYAVMEEIKNDGPLPLA, encoded by the coding sequence ATGCATGAGATAGACAAAATCGACCGGCGGATTCTCAACATCCTGCAGGCGGACGGCCGGATCACCAATCTGGAACTGGCCGACCGCATCGGCCTTTCGCCGACGGCCACCAGCGAGCGGCTGCGCCGCTTGCTGAAGGAAGGCTATGTCTCTGGTTTCGGTGCGCGGCTCGATCCGCACAAGCTGGGCTTTGGTCTTCTCGTTTTCATCGAGGTCATGCTCGACAAGACGACGCCCGAAGTCTTCGACAAATTTGCGGTTGCGGTCAAACAGGCGCCGTCGGTGCTCGAATGCCATATGGTGGCCGGCGGTTTCGACTATCTCGTCAAGACCCGCTTTGAGGACATGAACGCCTATCGCAACTTCCTCGGCCAGGTGCTCTGGACGCTTCCGGGCGTCAAGGAGACGCGCACCTATGCGGTCATGGAAGAGATCAAGAACGACGGGCCGCTGCCGCTCGCCTGA